One Drechmeria coniospora strain ARSEF 6962 chromosome 01, whole genome shotgun sequence genomic region harbors:
- a CDS encoding hypothetical protein (related to protein kinase SWE1), with product MSFSNGGGGTLALPSPTHAHHMDVTSAVRNLRRSISRSPSKFLSRTSSQSSDASHQTAPLSPCRRFGPTPHRPHLSPSHPQTAPPAVTSMHASTSYQSSIFTPLRPSVKLSLRSAKSTKTTSPSSRPLARPRISPKSPLKRALNAAPAAAVNAALPSSSPSSSPPFSSSPEPPAAVSRPSAQDQARESTSYSLPDSTSRKHSEKSNRHSVHLDVSGSASQYSFLKALDANSELYMVSTTGALKRSDATMNLDHPNQGSPVAKRRSLHGIPALGQSEDFNIFGAAAAAATAGIGPSQSFDIHEDAQPEYELTADFEAGVDGPASPRDPRASPTPMSNLPRRSSSLRRSTLQQRYGDKGSWGRRTGERQLAHMNPESSTPARHRPRLSTDHFLPPQVARDSPFSSGTSLPSASAHPMDGKGHQPHPLSKSLTTSSSGNSLTEESPANAPAVQLAAKPRPPLFSRSLPLNATRPTARSMNDNSKSVATPNHAHHQLWFGAFNSTGLISKVNRNPEDVENKLAPPDTPCKKHSNPFATFPPPAGSVMKRKGNNRNSFAGMPSTPFNRPASRSADAFGQPAKGLSIFQRGSAMQKSRRASLLSQDGEDRMLLGDAVLGEPALGEPALGDHSLGEPMLGESGDLSNGAEGYAPPTPTKNTLTPSLSNLSEKSLESPSANRTFILPLSAVKPVASRESTCTTLDLLAPCESKDWDDAAKTPCAGRPAPLDREPSPTPCLAPRPSFSRSRIHRGFMAPSPLAPKPSLLSVQCSESAFTKLASVDPASPVDGRRTPQTPQESLLPLDTSRLSISQAPEPFNESNMPPPVTPTAGRDFRSSASIFVTPVNGRVSGIDIDASLYSRFDKVEQVGKGEFSIVYRVTKLEHANVFMTGIATSNDGAARSPTKGKVFAVKKSKQSYHGPRDREMKLREVHALQALVNAEHVVQYIDSWEHNFHLYIQTEFCEEGTLDNFLGNVGRGGRLDDFRIFKVLQDLCLIHDAGFMHLDMKPANILITFEGALKIGDFGLAQPCSSAEGIDVEGDREYMAPEMLRGTAGQAADVFSLGLMTLETAANVVLPDNGPTWIALRSGDLSEVPSLTWTPSIEVQRDATGNPSSHSDELQAECVHGTGNVFGASFKRSEQQMPPAFMVEAFHPSSLDSIVRWMTAESPADRPLIDQVLNLEGLRWVADHRSAPATVYEGNWGSAEVFPVSIAMDGDTEMTDV from the exons ATGTCTTTCtccaacggcggcggaggcacTCTGGCCCTGCCGTCGCCCACCCACGCCCATCATATGGACGTGACGTCGGCCGTCCGCAACCTGCGACGCTCCATCTCGAGATCTCCGTCCAAGTTCCTGTCCCGCACAAGCTCGCAGAGCTCCGATGCTTCGCACCAGACTGCGCCCCTATCACCCTGTCGACGATTCGGCCCAACACCGCATAGGCCTCATCTTTCGCCATCGCATCCTCAGACAGCTCCGCCGGCTGTCACCTCCATGCATGCTTCGACCTCCTACCAGTCCTCCATCTTCACCCCTCTCCGCCCTAGCGTCAAGCTCTCGCTGCGGTcggccaaatccaccaagacaacgtcgccctcgtctcgccCGCTCGCGAGGCCGCGCATCTCCCCCAAGAGCCCTTTGAAGCGTGCCTTGAAcgccgcgccggccgccgccgtcaacgcggccctcccttcctcgtcgccctcctcgtccccccCTTTCTCATCTTCGCCCgagccgcccgccgccgtctctcGGCCATCGGCGCAGGACCAGGCACGGGAGAGCACATCCTACAGTCTCCCGGATTCGACCTCGCGCAAGCATTCCGAGAAATCCAACCGCCACAGCGTCCACCTCGACGTCTCGGGCTCCGCTTCGCAGTATTCGTTCTTGAAAGCGCTGGACGCCAACAGTGAACTGTACAtggtctcgacgacgggcgcaCTGAAGCGCAGTGATGCGACGATGAACCTCGACCACCCAAACCAAGGTAGTCCCGTCGCCAAGCGGCGTAGCCTGCACGGCATCCCCGCGCTCGGCCAGTCCGAGGACTTCAACATATtcggcgccgctgccgccgccgccaccgccggcaTCGGTCCCTCGCAGAGCTTCGACATCCACGAGGACGCGCAGCCGGAATACGAGCTGACGGCCGacttcgaggccggcgtcgacgggccggcgtcgccgcgtGATCCGCGCGCATCCCCGACGCCCATGTCCAACCTCCCCAGGCGGTCCTCGTCCCTTCGAAGGTCCACCTTGCAGCAGCGATATGGAGACAAGGGGTCGTGGGGACGGAGGACGGGCGAGCGACAGCTCGCCCACATGAACCCCGAGTCCTCCACTCCCGCTCGTCACCGGCCTCGCCTGTCCACCGATCATTTTCTGCCGCCCCAAGTTGCGAGGGACAGCCCCTTCTCGTCCGGCACCTCTCTTCCGAGCGCCTCGGCCCACCCCATGGACGGCAAGGGTCACCAGCCGCACCCGCTCTCCAAGTCCCTgaccacctcgtcgtcgggcaaCAGCCTGACGGAGGAGTCGCCCGCCAACGCACCCGCCGTCCAGCTGGCCGCGAAGCCCAGGCCGCCCCTCTTCTCCCGTTCGCTTCCCCTCAAcgcgacgcggccgacggctcgtTCGATGAACGACAACTCAAAGTCGGTCGCGACCCCGAACCACGCCCATCATCAGCTCTGGTTCGGCGCCTTCAACTCCACCGGCTTGATCTCCAAGGTCAACCGAAACCCCGAGGATGTCGAGAACAAGCTTGCGCCCCCGGACACGCCTTGCAAGAAGCACTCGAATCCCTTCGCCAccttcccccccccggcAGGCAGCGTCATGAAGCGCAAGGGCAACAATCGGAACTCGTTTGCCGGCATGCCATCGACGCCCTTCAACCGACCGGCCAGCAGGTCCGCCGACGCGTTCGGCCAGCCGGCCAAGGGCCTCTCCATCTTCCAGCGCGGCTCGGCGATGCAAAAGTCTCGTCGCGCGAGCCTTCTCAgccaggacggcgaggaccgCATGctgctcggcgatgccgtcctcggcgagcctGCCCTCGGCGAGCCTGCCCTCGGCGACCACAGCCTGGGCGAACCCATGCTGGGCGAATCCGGTGATCTGTccaacggcgccgagggctaCGCGCCGCCCACGCCGACCAAGAACACGCTGACTCCGAGCCTGAGCAACCTCAGCGAGAAGTCGCTGGAGAGCCCGAGCGCGAATCGCACCTTCATCCTGCCCCTCTCGGCCGTCAAGCCGGTCGCGTCTCGAGAATCCACCTGCACCACGTTGGACCTGCTGGCGCCGTGCGAGTCGAAGGATTGGGACGATGCGGCGAAAACTCCCTGCGCCGGTCGACCGGCTCCCCTCGACCGCGAGCCGTCCCCCACTCCGTGCCTCGCGCCGCGTCCGTCTTTCAGCCGGTCCAGGATCCACCGGGGGTTcatggcgccctcgccgctcgcCCCCAAGCCCTCGCTTCTGTCGGTCCAATGCTCGGAGAGCGCGTTCACCAAGCTTGCGTCTGTCGATCCGGCAAGccccgtcgacggacgacggactCCCCAGACGCCCCAGGAGAGCCTGCTTCCCCTCGACACCAGCCGCCTGTCCATCTCGCAGGCGCCCGAGCCCTTCAACGAGAGCAacatgccgccgcccgtcacgccgacggcggggcgCGATttccgctcgtcggcgagcatcTTCGTCACGCCGGTCAACGGTCGGGTgagcggcatcgacatcgacgCGAGCCTCTACTCGAGGTTCGACAAGGTCGAGCAGGTCGGCAAGGGCGAGTTTTCCATTGTCTACCGCGTCACCAAGCTCGAGCACGCCAACGTGTTCATGACGGGCATCGCAACCtccaacgacggcgccgcccgcAGTCCGACAAAGGGCAAGGTGTTCGCCGTCAAGAAGAGCAAGCAGTCGTACCACGGTCCGCGAGACCGGGAGATGAAGCTCCGCGAGGTGCATGCGCTCCAGGCCCTGGTCAATGCCGAGCATGTGGTGCAATACATCGATAGCTGGGAGCACAATTTCCACTTGTATATACAAACCGAGTTCTGCGAAGAAGGAACGCTGGATAATTTTTTGGGCAAcgttggccgaggcgggcgatTGGATGACTTCCGCATCTTTAAGGTCCTCCAGGATCTCTGCTTG ATCCACGATGCCGGATTCATGCACCTCGATATGAAGCCGGCCAATATCCTCATCACCTTCGAGGGGGCACTGAAGATTGGAGACTTTGGCCTCGCCCAaccgtgctcgtcggcggagggcatcgacgtcgagggcgaccgCGAGTACATGGCGCCCGAGATGTTGCGAGGCACGGCCGGGCAAGCTGCCGACGTCTTCTCCCTCGGCCTCATGACGCTtgagacggcggcgaacgTGGTGCTCCCCGACAACGGGCCCACCTGGATCGCCTTGAGGTCCGGGGACCTTTCCGAAGTTCCGAGCCTCAcctggacgccgtcgatcgAGGTCCAGCGAGACGCCACCGGCAATCCGTCTTCCCACAGCGACGAGCTCCAGGCCGAGTGCGTCCACGGCACCGGCAACGTCTTTGGCGCATCGTTCAAGCGATCGGAGCAGCAGATGCCGCCCGCCTTCATGGTCGAGGCCTTCCACCCGAGCTCGCTCGACTCGATCGTGAGGTGGATGACAGCCGAGTCTCCCGCGGACCGACCTCTCATCGACCAGGTGCTCAACCTCGAGGGCCTGCGGTGGGTTGCGGATCACCGAAGCGCCCCGGCCACCGTCTACGAGGGCAACTGGGGGTCGGCCGAGGTTTTCCCAGTATCCATCGCCATGGATGGCGATACGGAAATGACGGACGTGTAG